Proteins from a genomic interval of Kitasatospora herbaricolor:
- a CDS encoding SpoIIE family protein phosphatase, protein MRGFEWDTPDDARRERPGGDPARLDGHRLVPLATALLQGDGLILHWSEDAEALLGYTAEEAVGSYAARLLVGEEEWPRVAELFGQIMEGRGWSGVFPLRHRDGHVVELEFRTYPIVGPDGALLLLATASDVSSLRQVESDLAILNGFFSQSPIGMAVYDPDLRFVRLNEALARINGMPVADHLGRRISGILPGINSAEIEQVMRRVLTTGRPVVDARSHGRTPGDPRRDRAWSASYFRLEDSTGRVLGVSSSIIDVTERFQAEARAARAQERLAMIAEATARIGTTLDLQRTAEELVEAVVPRFADFATVDLLEPVLLGEEPVHLAADRTVRLNAVAVGEAYESGMAHAVDTVGETSEYDAQRVYTQCLRSGRPLLRSHVDEAVLASLVASPDRVGPGMEAGIHSYLMVPLLARGMVLGGSEFIRMRNPEPFTPADVALAEELVARAAIAIDNARLYRRERETALTLQRSLLPQEIHRTLGLEIAYRYLPSSVVSEVGGDWFDVVPLSCGRVALVVGDVMGHGIRAAATMGQLRTVARTLATLDMPPEQVLTRLDETATGIGDGQFATCICAVFDPVDRSVKVASAGHLPPVWVAPDGSARRIDLPPGVPLGVGGVAFESTEFTVAEGGVVALYTDGLVERRGEDLDVGIDRLARTLAQQGRTLEESCDAVLAALVTDGTEDDIAMIMGRVLPVPADRIATLHLNGDGRLPGHARRFTRDTLRRWGLSVVSDYAELLVSELVTNALLHADAPRRLRLFRDRVLTVEVADAGGQTPRLREFGEQDEGGRGMYLVGELAHRWGSRLTKDGKVVWAELELPLGSGS, encoded by the coding sequence ATGCGCGGATTCGAGTGGGACACGCCTGACGACGCCCGCCGCGAACGGCCGGGCGGCGATCCGGCGCGTCTGGACGGCCACCGGCTCGTCCCGCTCGCCACCGCGCTGCTGCAGGGCGACGGCCTGATCCTGCACTGGAGCGAGGACGCCGAGGCCCTGCTGGGCTACACCGCCGAGGAGGCGGTCGGCAGCTACGCCGCCCGGCTGCTGGTCGGGGAGGAGGAGTGGCCCCGGGTGGCCGAGCTCTTCGGCCAGATCATGGAGGGCCGAGGCTGGTCCGGGGTCTTCCCGCTGCGCCATCGCGACGGCCACGTGGTCGAGCTGGAGTTCCGCACCTACCCGATCGTCGGCCCGGACGGTGCGCTGCTGCTGCTCGCCACCGCCTCCGACGTCAGCTCCCTGCGCCAGGTGGAGTCGGACCTGGCGATCCTGAACGGCTTCTTCAGCCAGTCCCCGATCGGGATGGCCGTCTACGACCCCGACCTGCGCTTCGTACGGCTGAACGAGGCGCTCGCCCGGATCAACGGGATGCCGGTCGCCGATCACCTCGGCCGTCGGATCAGCGGCATCCTGCCCGGGATAAACAGCGCGGAGATCGAGCAGGTGATGCGCCGGGTGCTGACCACCGGCCGGCCGGTGGTGGACGCCCGCTCGCACGGCCGCACCCCGGGCGACCCGCGCCGGGACCGCGCGTGGTCCGCCTCGTACTTCCGGCTGGAGGACTCCACCGGGCGGGTGCTGGGCGTCAGCTCGTCCATCATCGACGTCACCGAGCGCTTCCAGGCCGAGGCCCGGGCGGCCCGGGCCCAGGAGCGGCTGGCCATGATCGCCGAGGCCACCGCGCGGATCGGCACCACCCTGGACCTCCAGCGCACCGCCGAGGAGCTGGTGGAGGCGGTCGTCCCGCGCTTCGCGGACTTCGCCACCGTCGACCTGCTGGAGCCCGTCCTCCTGGGGGAGGAGCCCGTCCACCTGGCGGCGGACCGCACCGTCCGGCTGAACGCGGTGGCCGTCGGCGAGGCCTACGAGTCGGGGATGGCGCACGCCGTGGACACCGTCGGGGAGACCTCCGAGTACGACGCCCAGCGGGTGTACACCCAGTGCCTGCGCAGCGGCCGCCCCCTGCTGCGGTCCCATGTGGACGAGGCGGTGCTGGCCAGCCTGGTGGCCTCGCCCGACCGGGTGGGGCCCGGCATGGAGGCCGGCATCCACTCGTACCTGATGGTGCCGCTGCTGGCCCGGGGCATGGTGCTCGGCGGCTCGGAGTTCATCCGGATGCGCAACCCCGAGCCGTTCACCCCGGCCGACGTGGCGCTCGCCGAGGAGCTCGTCGCCCGGGCCGCCATCGCGATCGACAACGCCCGGCTGTACCGGCGGGAGCGCGAGACCGCGCTGACCCTGCAGCGCAGCCTGCTGCCGCAGGAGATCCACCGCACCCTCGGCCTGGAGATCGCCTACCGCTACCTGCCGAGCAGCGTGGTCAGCGAGGTCGGGGGCGACTGGTTCGACGTGGTGCCGCTGTCCTGCGGACGGGTCGCGCTGGTGGTCGGCGACGTGATGGGCCACGGCATCCGGGCCGCTGCCACGATGGGCCAGCTGCGGACGGTGGCCCGGACGCTGGCGACCCTGGACATGCCGCCCGAGCAGGTCCTCACCCGCTTGGACGAAACGGCCACGGGAATCGGCGACGGCCAGTTCGCCACCTGCATCTGTGCCGTCTTCGACCCGGTGGACCGGTCGGTGAAGGTGGCCTCGGCCGGCCACCTGCCGCCGGTCTGGGTGGCGCCGGACGGCAGCGCGCGCCGGATCGACCTGCCGCCCGGGGTGCCGCTGGGCGTCGGCGGGGTGGCCTTCGAGAGCACCGAGTTCACGGTCGCCGAGGGCGGCGTGGTCGCGCTGTACACCGACGGCCTGGTCGAGCGGCGCGGTGAGGACCTCGACGTCGGCATCGACCGGCTCGCCCGCACCCTGGCCCAGCAGGGCCGGACGCTGGAGGAGAGCTGTGACGCGGTGCTCGCCGCGCTGGTGACCGACGGCACCGAGGACGACATCGCGATGATCATGGGCCGGGTGCTGCCGGTCCCCGCCGACCGGATCGCCACCCTGCACCTGAACGGCGACGGCCGGCTGCCCGGCCACGCCCGCCGGTTCACCCGCGACACCCTGCGCCGCTGGGGCCTGTCGGTGGTGTCCGACTACGCCGAGCTGCTGGTCAGCGAGCTGGTCACGAACGCCCTGCTGCACGCCGACGCCCCCCGCCGGCTCCGGCTGTTCCGGGACCGCGTGCTGACCGTCGAGGTCGCCGACGCCGGCGGCCAGACCCCGCGGCTGCGGGAGTTCGGCGAGCAGGACGAGGGCGGGCGCGGGATGTACCTGGTGGGCGAGCTGGCCCACCGCTGGGGGAGCCGGCTGACCAAGGACGGCAAGGTGGTGTGGGCGGAGCTGGAGCTGCCGCTGGGCAGCGGGAGCTGA
- a CDS encoding TetR/AcrR family transcriptional regulator, with amino-acid sequence MTTPPTTTPPQAGQAAARAPQQDRSRATRRRLLEAAVECLAELGWNGSTVSVVAERAGVSRGAAQHHFPTREDLFTAAVEHVTAERLAAVRAHADELPAPGPRRTEAVVDMIVRLYTGPLFRAALHLWVAAATEEPLRERIVALENHVGRVSHRAAVDFLGVDESTPGVRETVQATMDMARGLGLANLLTDDSARRAGVVRQWARVLDATLGAAG; translated from the coding sequence ATGACCACCCCGCCGACCACCACCCCGCCGCAGGCCGGCCAGGCCGCCGCCCGCGCGCCGCAGCAGGACCGCAGTCGCGCCACCCGCCGCAGGCTGCTGGAGGCGGCCGTGGAGTGCCTGGCCGAGCTGGGCTGGAACGGCAGCACGGTCTCGGTGGTGGCGGAGCGCGCCGGGGTCTCCCGGGGGGCGGCCCAGCACCACTTCCCGACCCGCGAGGATCTCTTCACCGCGGCCGTCGAGCACGTCACGGCCGAGCGTCTGGCAGCCGTCCGCGCCCACGCGGACGAGCTGCCGGCGCCCGGCCCGCGGCGGACCGAGGCGGTCGTCGACATGATCGTGCGGCTCTACACCGGCCCGCTGTTCCGGGCCGCGCTGCACCTGTGGGTGGCCGCCGCGACCGAGGAGCCGCTGCGGGAGCGGATCGTGGCGCTGGAGAACCACGTCGGCCGGGTGTCGCACCGCGCGGCGGTCGACTTCCTGGGCGTCGACGAGAGCACCCCGGGCGTGCGGGAGACCGTCCAGGCCACCATGGACATGGCCCGGGGCCTGGGCCTGGCCAACCTGCTCACCGACGACAGCGCCCGCCGCGCCGGTGTGGTCCGCCAGTGGGCGCGGGTGCTGGACGCTACCCTCGGCGCGGCCGGATAG
- the pgm gene encoding phosphoglucomutase (alpha-D-glucose-1,6-bisphosphate-dependent), giving the protein MVHARAGSPAQPGDLVDVARLVTAYYTLRPDPGEAGQRVAFGTSGHRGSSLDTAFNEDHIAATTQAICEFRAIQGTDGPLFLGADTHALSEPASATALEVLAANGVEVLLDSDGGWTPTPAVSHAILTHNRAHPRGRADGIVVTPSHNPPRDGGFKYNPPHGGPAGSEATGWIQDRANELIRTKLTAVRRIPYTRALAAATTGRHDYLTQYTQDLPHVLDLDAVRAAGVRIGADPLGGAAVAYWGRIAETHRLDLTVVNPLTDPTWRFMTLDWDGRIRMDCSSPYAMASLIGRREEYNIATGNDADADRHGIVTPDGGLMNPNHYLAVAVDYLYRHRLDWSLTAGIGKTLVSSSMIDRVAQELKRTLVEVPVGFKWFVEGLTEGTVAFGGEESAGASFLRRDGEVWTTDKDGILLALLAAEITAVTGRSPSERYADLTARFGEPAYARLDAPADREQKALLARLGAEQVKADTLAGEPITQILTQAPGNGAPIGGLKVCTDNAWFAARPSGTEDVYKIYAESFHGPRHLAQVQDEARTLVNDVLGA; this is encoded by the coding sequence ATGGTGCACGCACGAGCCGGTTCCCCGGCGCAGCCCGGGGATCTGGTGGACGTCGCCAGGCTGGTCACGGCGTACTACACGTTGCGTCCGGATCCGGGGGAGGCGGGGCAGCGGGTGGCGTTCGGTACGTCGGGGCATCGTGGTTCTTCCTTGGACACGGCGTTCAACGAGGATCACATCGCGGCGACGACGCAGGCGATCTGCGAGTTCCGTGCCATCCAGGGCACCGACGGGCCGCTGTTCCTGGGTGCGGACACCCACGCGTTGTCGGAGCCGGCGAGCGCGACCGCCCTGGAGGTGCTGGCCGCCAACGGCGTGGAGGTCCTGCTGGACAGCGACGGCGGCTGGACACCCACTCCCGCGGTCTCGCACGCCATCCTCACCCACAACCGTGCGCACCCCCGCGGCCGCGCCGACGGCATCGTCGTCACCCCCTCCCACAACCCGCCCCGCGACGGCGGCTTCAAGTACAACCCGCCCCACGGCGGCCCGGCCGGCTCCGAGGCCACCGGCTGGATCCAGGACCGCGCCAACGAACTCATCCGCACCAAGCTCACCGCCGTGCGCCGCATCCCCTACACCCGGGCACTGGCCGCCGCCACCACCGGCCGCCACGACTACCTCACCCAGTACACCCAGGACCTCCCCCACGTCCTGGACCTGGACGCGGTGCGCGCCGCGGGCGTGCGGATCGGCGCCGACCCGCTGGGCGGCGCCGCCGTCGCCTACTGGGGCCGCATCGCCGAGACGCACCGCCTGGACCTCACCGTGGTCAACCCCCTCACCGACCCCACCTGGCGGTTCATGACACTGGACTGGGACGGCAGGATCCGGATGGACTGCTCCTCCCCCTACGCGATGGCCTCCCTCATCGGGCGCCGGGAGGAGTACAACATCGCCACCGGCAACGACGCGGACGCCGACCGGCACGGCATCGTCACCCCCGACGGCGGTCTGATGAACCCCAACCACTACCTCGCCGTCGCCGTCGACTACCTCTACCGCCACCGTCTGGACTGGTCCCTGACCGCCGGAATCGGCAAGACCCTGGTCTCGTCCTCGATGATCGACCGCGTCGCACAGGAACTGAAACGCACCCTCGTCGAGGTGCCGGTGGGCTTCAAATGGTTCGTCGAAGGGCTCACCGAGGGCACCGTCGCCTTCGGCGGCGAGGAGTCCGCCGGCGCCTCCTTCCTGCGCCGCGACGGCGAGGTCTGGACCACCGACAAGGACGGCATCCTGCTCGCCCTGCTCGCCGCCGAGATCACCGCCGTCACCGGCCGCAGCCCCTCCGAACGCTACGCCGACCTCACCGCCCGCTTCGGCGAACCCGCCTACGCCCGCCTCGACGCACCCGCCGACCGCGAACAGAAGGCCCTGCTCGCACGACTCGGCGCCGAACAGGTCAAGGCCGACACCCTCGCCGGCGAACCCATCACCCAGATCCTCACCCAGGCCCCCGGCAACGGCGCCCCCATCGGCGGCCTCAAGGTCTGCACCGACAACGCCTGGTTCGCCGCCCGCCCCTCCGGCACCGAGGACGTCTACAAGATCTACGCCGAAAGCTTCCACGGACCCCGACACCTCGCCCAGGTCCAGGACGAGGCCCGCACCCTCGTCAACGACGTCCTCGGCGCCTGA
- a CDS encoding class F sortase, with amino-acid sequence MPHPEARNQEPGRRAQARLTAAAVALALALGIWLVHDGAGASGPPAPGPAAAPGPDTTGAPAAGSTPTAGPRPGKPPPAPLPPSVPTGVRIPSIKVTAPLLGLGLDGAGHLETPPLSAPGQAGWYRDGASPGTPGNSIVAGHADTRSGPAVFYRLGLLRPGDTVEITRQDRRTAVFSIDAVRTYPRSAVPDTTVYGPTERPELRLITCGGKYDKKAGYSDNVVVFAHLTATR; translated from the coding sequence ATGCCGCATCCTGAGGCCAGGAACCAGGAGCCGGGGCGTCGTGCCCAGGCGCGGCTGACCGCCGCGGCCGTCGCACTCGCCCTGGCCCTCGGCATCTGGCTGGTGCACGACGGCGCGGGGGCGAGCGGCCCGCCCGCGCCCGGGCCGGCCGCCGCGCCGGGGCCGGACACCACCGGCGCACCGGCCGCAGGTTCCACGCCCACGGCGGGCCCCCGGCCGGGCAAGCCGCCCCCCGCGCCGCTGCCGCCCTCGGTGCCGACCGGCGTCCGAATCCCCTCGATCAAGGTCACCGCTCCCCTCCTCGGACTGGGCCTGGACGGCGCCGGACACCTGGAAACACCTCCGCTGAGCGCCCCCGGCCAGGCCGGCTGGTACCGGGACGGCGCCTCCCCCGGCACACCGGGCAACTCGATCGTCGCGGGGCACGCGGACACCCGCTCCGGGCCGGCCGTCTTCTACCGGCTGGGACTGCTGCGCCCGGGCGACACGGTGGAGATCACCCGGCAGGACCGCCGGACGGCCGTCTTCAGCATCGACGCGGTGCGGACCTACCCCCGGTCGGCCGTGCCGGACACCACCGTCTACGGCCCCACCGAGCGTCCCGAGCTGCGTCTGATCACCTGCGGGGGCAAGTACGACAAGAAGGCCGGCTACTCGGACAACGTCGTGGTCTTCGCGCACCTCACCGCGACCCGCTGA
- a CDS encoding AMP-binding protein, giving the protein MVFRSEYPDVEPVDLPVHLAVLGAAGEHPDVSALIDGVTGESVSYGRLAGAVRRASAGLAEAGVRPGDVVALYSPNTIAYPVVYFGATAAGATVTTVSSLTTAGELATQLRDSRARWIITVSPFLPVARAAADALAAEGEPIAEIIVCDGAEGHRSLADLLASTAPEPTPVIDPAADIAVLPYSSGTTGLPKGVMLTHRSIATNLAQTDALYRPAVGERVLAVLPFFHIYGLAALLNQPLRCGATVVVLPRFDLEQFLRTIQEQRVEALIVAPPIVLALAKHPLVGRYDLSSLRYVLSAAAPLDADLAEACARRLGLPRILQGYGMTELSPVTHVVSPYDPDPARGSVGRLVPSTELRIAALEGEDAGGAAAGADLGAGEPGEILVRGPQVMKGYFARPSDTAATIDADGWLHTGDVGYVDERGYLFVVDRVKELIKYKGYQVAPAELEALLLTHPQIADAAVIGVQGPDGVERPKAFVVRAPGSGLTEQQVADFVAGQVAPYKKVRAVEFLEAVPKSASGKILRRELRDRERAAAG; this is encoded by the coding sequence ATGGTGTTCCGCAGCGAGTACCCCGACGTCGAGCCCGTCGACCTGCCCGTCCACCTGGCCGTGCTCGGCGCGGCCGGCGAGCACCCGGACGTGTCGGCCCTGATAGACGGCGTCACGGGGGAGTCGGTGAGCTACGGCCGGCTGGCCGGGGCCGTCCGGCGGGCGAGCGCGGGGCTGGCGGAGGCGGGGGTGCGGCCCGGCGACGTGGTGGCCCTGTACAGCCCCAACACCATCGCCTACCCGGTGGTCTACTTCGGCGCGACGGCGGCGGGCGCGACCGTCACCACCGTCAGCTCGCTCACCACCGCCGGTGAACTGGCCACCCAGCTCCGCGACAGCCGGGCCCGCTGGATCATCACCGTCTCGCCGTTCCTGCCGGTCGCCCGGGCCGCCGCCGACGCGCTGGCCGCCGAGGGCGAGCCGATCGCCGAGATCATCGTCTGCGACGGCGCCGAGGGCCACCGCTCGCTGGCCGACCTGCTGGCGTCCACCGCGCCCGAGCCCACGCCGGTGATCGACCCGGCCGCCGACATCGCCGTGCTGCCCTACTCCAGCGGCACCACCGGCCTGCCCAAGGGCGTGATGCTCACCCACCGCTCGATCGCCACCAACCTGGCCCAGACGGACGCGCTCTACCGCCCGGCGGTCGGTGAGCGGGTGCTGGCCGTGCTGCCCTTCTTCCACATCTACGGGCTGGCCGCACTGCTCAACCAGCCGCTGCGCTGCGGCGCGACCGTGGTGGTGCTGCCCCGGTTCGATCTCGAACAGTTCCTGCGGACCATCCAGGAGCAGCGGGTGGAGGCGCTGATCGTCGCCCCGCCGATCGTCCTCGCGCTGGCCAAGCACCCGCTGGTCGGCCGGTACGACCTGTCCTCGCTGCGGTACGTGCTGAGCGCCGCCGCGCCGCTGGACGCCGACCTCGCCGAGGCCTGCGCCCGCCGGCTCGGCCTGCCGCGGATCCTCCAGGGCTACGGCATGACCGAGCTGTCGCCCGTCACCCATGTCGTATCCCCGTACGACCCGGACCCGGCGCGCGGCTCGGTCGGCCGGCTGGTGCCCTCCACCGAACTGCGGATCGCCGCGCTGGAGGGCGAGGACGCGGGCGGCGCGGCCGCCGGCGCCGACCTGGGGGCGGGCGAGCCGGGGGAGATCCTGGTCCGCGGGCCGCAGGTGATGAAGGGCTACTTCGCCCGGCCCTCCGACACGGCCGCCACCATCGACGCGGACGGGTGGCTGCACACCGGCGACGTCGGGTACGTGGACGAGCGCGGCTACCTGTTCGTGGTGGACCGGGTGAAGGAGCTGATCAAGTACAAGGGTTACCAGGTGGCGCCCGCCGAGCTGGAGGCGCTGCTGCTGACCCATCCGCAGATCGCCGACGCGGCCGTGATCGGCGTCCAGGGCCCGGACGGGGTCGAGCGGCCGAAGGCCTTCGTGGTGCGCGCGCCCGGCAGCGGGCTGACCGAGCAGCAGGTCGCCGACTTCGTCGCCGGGCAGGTGGCCCCGTACAAGAAGGTGCGGGCAGTGGAGTTCCTGGAGGCGGTGCCGAAGTCGGCGAGCGGGAAGATCCTGCGGCGGGAGCTGCGGGACCGCGAACGGGCGGCGGCCGGGTGA
- a CDS encoding acyl-CoA dehydrogenase family protein, with product MSAPRTTTTSAQPADASPGSTSPLIETPERQALRRAVGDLGRRYGSAYYLDKARQGLPADELWAEAGKAGYLGVNLPVEYGGGGGGITDLAIVLEELGTAGCPLLLLIVSPAICGTVIARYGTEQQKQRWLPGLADGTRRMAFGITEPDAGSNSHRISTVARRDGDDWLLTGRKVFVSGIDHADAVLFVGRTEDARTGKLKPALFVVPRDTPGFEYRPIPMELVAPEKQYQVFLDDVRLPADALVGDENAGLLQLFAGLNPERIMTAAFSLGLARQALAKAVDYAKSRTVWDTPIGAHQGLAHPLAVCAIEIELARLMTQKAGHLYDAGDDLAAGEAANMAKYAAGEAAARTVDQAVQTLGGNGLTQEYGLGALLTATRVGRVAPVSREMILNYVAQHTLGLPRSY from the coding sequence ATGTCCGCACCGCGCACCACGACCACCTCCGCCCAGCCCGCCGACGCCTCGCCCGGGAGCACCAGCCCGCTGATCGAGACCCCCGAACGCCAGGCCCTGCGCCGCGCGGTCGGTGACCTCGGCCGCCGCTACGGCTCCGCCTACTACCTCGACAAGGCCCGCCAGGGCCTGCCCGCCGACGAACTCTGGGCGGAGGCCGGGAAGGCCGGATATCTCGGCGTCAACCTGCCCGTCGAATACGGCGGAGGCGGCGGCGGGATCACCGACCTCGCCATCGTGCTGGAGGAACTCGGCACCGCCGGCTGCCCGTTGCTGCTGCTGATCGTCTCACCCGCGATCTGCGGCACGGTCATCGCCCGCTACGGCACCGAGCAGCAGAAGCAGCGGTGGCTGCCGGGGCTCGCCGACGGCACCCGCCGGATGGCCTTCGGGATCACCGAGCCCGACGCCGGTTCCAACTCCCACCGGATCTCGACCGTCGCCCGCCGCGACGGCGACGACTGGCTGCTCACCGGCCGCAAGGTCTTCGTCTCCGGCATCGACCACGCCGACGCCGTGCTGTTCGTCGGCCGGACGGAGGACGCGCGGACGGGCAAGCTCAAGCCCGCCCTGTTCGTCGTCCCGCGCGACACCCCCGGTTTCGAGTACCGGCCGATCCCGATGGAGCTGGTCGCCCCGGAGAAGCAGTACCAGGTCTTCCTGGACGACGTCCGGCTGCCGGCCGACGCCCTGGTCGGTGACGAGAACGCCGGTCTGCTCCAGCTGTTCGCGGGGCTCAACCCGGAGCGGATCATGACCGCCGCGTTCTCCCTGGGCCTGGCCCGGCAGGCGCTGGCGAAGGCCGTCGACTACGCCAAGTCCCGTACGGTCTGGGACACTCCGATCGGCGCGCACCAGGGCCTGGCGCACCCGCTGGCCGTCTGCGCGATCGAGATCGAACTCGCCCGGCTGATGACCCAGAAGGCCGGCCACCTCTACGACGCGGGCGACGACCTGGCCGCCGGCGAGGCCGCCAACATGGCCAAGTACGCGGCGGGTGAGGCCGCCGCCCGTACCGTGGACCAGGCCGTCCAGACCCTCGGCGGCAACGGCCTGACCCAGGAGTACGGGCTCGGCGCGCTGCTCACCGCCACCCGGGTGGGCCGGGTGGCGCCGGTCAGCCGCGAGATGATCCTCAACTACGTGGCGCAGCACACCCTGGGGCTGCCGCGCTCGTACTGA
- the galT gene encoding galactose-1-phosphate uridylyltransferase yields MNKTITKLADGRELIYYDARPGTVRTAVDSRALEPVASLSEVRRDPVTGDWVTVAAHRQGRTYHPPADQCPLCPSRGGRTSEVPDADYEVVVFENRFPSLGADAPGGQAEDPLHTAAAGTGRCEVVCFTPDHEASFADLTPERVALVLDAWTDRTAELSTLPDVRQVYCFENRGAEIGVTLAHSHGQIYALPFVTPRTARMAGQAAAHREGTGRNLFEDLLAAELDQHARAVAAGDLDHDRVVLAGEHWTAFVPFAARWPYEVHLYPNRRVRDLTALTEAERAEFPGLYLDLLGRFDRLFVEPGQTVQASPTPYIAAWHQAPSGDDRPGLDELALHLELFTVRRTAGKLKYLAGVESGMDAFVNDVSPEAAARRLREVAR; encoded by the coding sequence GTGAACAAGACCATCACCAAGCTGGCGGACGGCCGCGAGCTGATCTACTACGACGCGCGGCCCGGTACGGTACGTACCGCAGTCGACTCCCGCGCGCTGGAGCCGGTCGCCAGCCTCTCCGAGGTCCGGCGCGACCCGGTGACCGGTGACTGGGTGACCGTCGCCGCCCACCGCCAGGGCCGCACCTACCACCCGCCGGCCGACCAGTGCCCGCTCTGCCCCTCCCGGGGCGGACGCACCAGCGAGGTGCCGGACGCCGACTACGAGGTCGTGGTCTTCGAGAACCGGTTCCCCTCGCTCGGCGCCGACGCCCCCGGCGGCCAGGCCGAGGACCCGCTGCACACGGCCGCCGCCGGCACCGGACGCTGCGAGGTGGTCTGCTTCACCCCCGACCACGAGGCCTCTTTCGCCGACCTCACCCCCGAGCGGGTCGCCCTCGTCCTGGACGCCTGGACGGACCGCACCGCGGAGCTGTCCACGCTGCCGGACGTCCGGCAGGTCTACTGCTTCGAGAACCGCGGCGCGGAGATCGGCGTCACCCTGGCCCACTCCCACGGCCAGATCTACGCCCTCCCCTTCGTCACCCCGCGCACCGCCCGGATGGCCGGGCAGGCCGCCGCCCACCGCGAGGGCACCGGCCGCAACCTCTTCGAGGACCTGCTGGCCGCCGAACTCGACCAGCACGCCCGGGCGGTCGCCGCCGGCGACCTGGACCACGACCGGGTGGTGCTGGCCGGCGAGCACTGGACGGCCTTCGTCCCGTTCGCCGCCCGCTGGCCGTACGAGGTGCACCTCTACCCCAACCGCCGGGTCCGCGACCTGACCGCCCTCACCGAGGCCGAACGCGCCGAGTTCCCCGGCCTCTACCTGGACCTGCTGGGCCGCTTCGACCGCCTGTTCGTCGAACCCGGTCAGACCGTCCAGGCCTCGCCCACCCCGTACATCGCGGCCTGGCACCAGGCTCCGTCCGGCGACGACCGCCCCGGGCTGGACGAGCTGGCCCTGCACCTGGAGCTCTTCACCGTGCGCCGGACGGCGGGCAAACTGAAGTACCTGGCCGGCGTCGAGTCCGGCATGGATGCATTCGTCAACGATGTTTCGCCCGAGGCCGCGGCCCGGCGCCTGCGCGAGGTGGCCCGATGA
- the galK gene encoding galactokinase — translation MTDNQLTDAFTAVHGGAPDGIWAAPGRVNLIGEHTDYNDGFVLPIALPHAARAAVRRREDDLLRLHSAQADGAVVELTADELRPGTVPGWARYAAGVVWALRDAGHPVGGVDVHLDSDVPTGAGLSSSAALECVVAVACNDLWDLGLGPVELGLLAQRAENVFVGVPCGAMDQLASTCCEAGRALFLDTRTLTARQLPVDLAAAGLRLLVIDTQVKHDLADGAYAERRSGCEKAAELLGLAALRDLDLAGLPAALETLPDEGLRSLTRHVVTENARVEAAVEALLTGDPAALGPILTAGHASLRDDFLVSCAETDLVVATANAAGALGARMTGGGFGGSVIALVADADADRVAEAVTAAFAAAGYTAPRVFTALAAQGARRLA, via the coding sequence ATGACCGACAACCAGCTGACCGATGCCTTCACAGCCGTCCACGGCGGCGCCCCCGACGGGATCTGGGCCGCACCAGGCCGGGTCAACCTGATCGGCGAGCACACCGACTACAACGACGGCTTCGTGCTGCCCATCGCCCTGCCGCACGCCGCCCGGGCGGCCGTCCGCCGGCGCGAGGACGACCTGCTGCGCCTGCACAGCGCCCAGGCCGACGGCGCGGTGGTCGAGCTGACCGCCGACGAGCTGCGGCCCGGCACGGTGCCCGGCTGGGCCCGGTACGCGGCGGGCGTCGTCTGGGCCCTGCGGGACGCCGGGCACCCGGTCGGCGGCGTCGACGTCCACCTGGACAGCGACGTGCCCACCGGCGCCGGCCTCTCCTCCTCGGCCGCGCTGGAGTGCGTGGTGGCCGTCGCCTGCAACGACCTGTGGGACCTCGGGCTCGGCCCCGTCGAGCTGGGCCTGCTCGCCCAGCGCGCCGAGAACGTCTTCGTCGGCGTGCCCTGCGGCGCGATGGACCAGCTCGCCTCCACCTGCTGCGAGGCCGGACGGGCCCTCTTCCTGGACACCCGCACGCTGACCGCCCGCCAGCTGCCGGTCGACCTGGCCGCCGCCGGGCTGCGGCTGCTGGTGATCGACACCCAGGTCAAGCACGACCTCGCGGACGGCGCCTACGCCGAGCGCCGCTCGGGCTGCGAGAAGGCCGCCGAACTGCTCGGCCTGGCCGCGCTGCGCGACCTCGACCTGGCCGGCCTGCCCGCCGCCCTGGAGACCCTCCCCGACGAGGGGCTGCGCTCCCTGACCCGGCACGTGGTGACCGAGAACGCCCGGGTGGAGGCCGCCGTCGAGGCGCTGCTCACCGGGGACCCGGCCGCCCTCGGGCCGATCCTCACGGCCGGCCACGCCTCGCTGCGGGACGACTTCCTGGTCTCCTGCGCCGAGACCGACCTGGTGGTCGCCACCGCCAACGCCGCCGGGGCGCTGGGCGCCCGGATGACCGGCGGCGGCTTCGGCGGCTCGGTGATCGCCCTGGTCGCCGACGCCGACGCGGACCGCGTGGCCGAGGCCGTCACCGCGGCCTTCGCCGCGGCCGGGTACACCGCCCCGCGGGTCTTCACCGCCCTCGCCGCCCAGGGCGCCCGCCGGCTGGCCTGA
- a CDS encoding DUF6011 domain-containing protein codes for MAVPEQDPPALTPPVPRLLPPTVRCRRCGRPLHDPEARMLRLGRECRGPADPVQVVAGEQDALPGL; via the coding sequence GTGGCAGTTCCCGAGCAGGACCCACCGGCCCTCACCCCACCCGTCCCCCGGCTGCTGCCGCCGACCGTCCGCTGCCGTCGCTGCGGCCGGCCGCTGCACGACCCCGAGGCCAGGATGCTGCGGCTGGGCCGGGAGTGCCGCGGCCCGGCCGATCCGGTCCAGGTGGTCGCGGGCGAGCAGGACGCCCTGCCCGGCCTCTAG